The DNA region GGAGGGCTTGCTTGCTCTCGGCGTAGAGGCGCTCTTGCAGCCGGGCGAGTTGGTCTTGCAACTCGGGCAGGAGAGTCCTCGCCGCTTTCTTGTCGTACCCGCCGTCGTCGTCGGTCGCCCAGCGGCTCAGCGAGGTCGGCTGCCCCGGCTGCACACGGTACATGTCGAGGTTCATGACGGAGGCTAACACGTCCCCTGGCACTCCACGCGGGGCACTCCGCTCAACCCGGGGCCTGACGCCGCACCAGCGCGAACGCCCGTCCTCCCAGGAGGGCGACCAGGGCCGCCCCGGCGAGGGCAATACCCAGGGCGGCGGGCAGCCCGACGTGTTCGGCGACGAACCCGATGACGGGTGGGCCGAGCAGGAACCCCGCGTACCCGATGGTCGCCACCTGCGCGATGCCCCGGCCCGCGAGGGCGTGACCCGCCGCGCCATACATGACCGGCACCACGTTGCTCAGGCCCAGCCCCGAGAGCGCGAAGCCCACGGCGGCGGGCAGCGGTTCGCGCACGAGTAGGGCGAGCCCCAGCCCCAGGGCCGTGAGCAGGGCGCCGCCCCGCACGGTCCGCTCGTCCCCGAGGCGGCTGCGCGCCCGGTCGCCGAACCAGCGCCCGAGCGTCATGGCCGCGACAAAGGCCGTGTACCCGATTCCCGCGCTCCCGCCCGTCGTCTCCAGCACGTCGCGGAAGTACAGGGCAGCCCAGTCGTAGTTCGCGCCCTCGGAGAGCATTCCCAGGAAACACAGGGCGCCGAGGAGCAGCACGGCCGAAGCGGGGCGGGGAAAACGACGGGCAGGGGGAGCCGGGACTTCAGAACTACTTTGCACTGGGCCCGCCGCGCGGTCGGGCAGCAGCAGGCGGCTCGCGAGGAAGCCCACCACCGTGGTCACGGCCACGACCCCGAGGGCGTGACCAAGCGTGGGCACCCGGCCGATCAGCAGGGTGCCCAGGAGCGCGCCCAGCACGCTGCCCAGGCTGAAGAAGGCGTGAAAGCGGCTCATGACTGCCCGGCCCAGCGAGCGCTCGACCGTCACGCCCTGCGCGTTCATGGACACGTCCATTGCGCCGTTCGCCGCCCCCAGCACCGCCAGGCCGAGCACGAGCAGCGGCAGGTTCGGGGCGAGGAAGGGCAGCGCGAGCGCGAGCAGACACACTACCGTGGACACCTGGGTGACCCGGTGGCTGCCGTAGCGAGCCGTCCAGCCTCCCGTGAGCGGCATGGTCGCCAGGCTGCCCAGGCCCACCGCCAGCAGCGCTCCCCCGAGCTGCGCGTCGCTCAGCCGCAGGTGATCGCGCACCCCGGGGATGTTCACCGCCCAGGTGGCGAACATCACCCCGTTAGTCAGGAAGACGACCCCCAGCGCGTGCCGGGCCACCTCGGCACGTCGGGCGAGGAGCGGAGGACTGGGCGTGAGGGGCACTTCGGTCATGGGGCTCCTGCGGTGATGGAGGGAAGAGGTGGGGAAGCTGAATCGTTTCAGAAACCTGGGACCTACGCTAGCATCCGACCATGCCCCCCGCCAAGCCGTCCCCGGGCCGCCGCGTCACCCTGAGAGACGTGGCGGCCCGTCTGGGGGTCTCGCTCGCCACGGTGAGCAACGCGTACAACCGCCCGGACCAGCTCTCGCCGGAACTGCGCGAGCGGGTGCTGGGGGCTGCGCGCGAGTTAGGGTACGGGGGCCCCGATCCCCTCGCGCGCAGCCTGCGGCGGGGGCGGACGAACGTGATCGGGGTGGTCTACGACGCGCCGCTGGAATACGCCTTCGCGGACCCCGCCGCCGCCCTCTTCCTGGGGGCAGTCGCGCACACCCTTCAGGAACGGGGGCTGAGCCTCCTGCTGCTGGCGAGTCCACACGGCACTCGGCCCGTGCAGACGGCCAGCGTGGACGGGTTCGTCGTGTACTGCGCTGCCGGGGGGGGTGAGCTGCTGGGAGCGGTGCTAGGCCGGGGCCTTCCCACCGTCCTCATGGACCAGGCGCCGCAGCCGGGCACTTCACGGGTGGGCATCGACGACGCCGGGGGGGCGCGGGAGGCTGCGCGACACCTGACCGGGCTGGGCCACCGTCACCTGGGGGTGCTCAGCCTCGAACTCTCGCCGGAGCGGCGGGGAGGGCCGGTGCCCCCGGAGCGCGAGGCCCACGTCGTTTACGAGACGACCGCTACCCGCCTGTGGGCTTACCGCGAGGCGGCCGGGGGGGCGGGCGCGCGGCTGTTCGTCAGCGAGGCTGCCCAGAACACGCCCGACCAGGGAGAGCGGCTGGCCCGCGATCTGCTCGCTGCCCATCCGGAGGTGACCGGGCTGCTGTGCATGAGCGACGTGCTCGCGCAGGGGGGGCTGCGGGCGGCCCAGGCCCTCGGGCGCCGGGTGCCGGAGGACCTCAGCCTCGTCGGGTTCGACGACCTCCCCAGCAGCGCGGCCCTGAACCTGAGCACCGTCTGGCAGCCCACGACCGGGAAGGGTGCGCGGGTGGGAGAGGCCATCCTCGCCCTGCTGGACGGAGATGGCCCCGAGGACGTGACCCTGCCCACCCGCCTGGTCGTGCGGGGAACGACGGCGGGGGTGCTGGAGGGCGCCGGGTCCGGGGAACGCTGAAGCCTTCCATCCTTTACCCTGCCTCCCATGACCTCACCCCACCCCGCCCACTCCGACCTCACAGCCCACGTCGAGCGCGGCCTCTCGGACCTGCGCGACCTCGTGGCCCTTCCCAGCGTGTCCGCGCAGGGGCGGAGCCTGCCCGAGACGGCGGATTTCGTGACCCGGCTGCTGGAGGCGGAGGGCTTTACCGTCCACGCGTACCCCGGCGAGGTCGCCCCCGTGCTCGTCGCGGAGGGGGGCGAGGGGCCGACGACCCTGCTGATCTACAACCACTACGACGTGCAGCCGGAGGACCCCGTCGAGCTGTGGGAGAGCCCGCCCTTCATCCTGACCGAGCGGGACGGGCGACTGTACGGGCGCGGCGCCTCCGACGACAAGGGCGAGATCGCCTCCCGCCTCGCCGCCGTGCGGGCGGTGCGCGAGCGGCACGGCGGCACCCTGCCCCTGCGTGTCCGCTGGCTGATCGAGGGAGAGGAGGAGGTCGGCAGTCCCAGCCTGGAACGCTTCGTCGCCGAGCACGCCGAGGAGCTGCGCGCCGACGGCTGCTGGTGGGAGTTCGGCGGGATCGACCCCGACGGGCGCCCAGTCCTCTCCCTCGGCCTCAAGGGCGTGATGTGCGTGGAGCTGCGCTGCCGGGTGGCGGCCTCCGACCTGCACAGCAGCCTGGGGGCGGTGATCGACAATCCCCTCTACCGCCTCGCCCGGGCGGTCGCCTCCCTGCGCGACGACGAGGGGCGCGTCACCATTCCCGGCTTTTACGATGATGTACGCGAGGCGTCGGAGGCGGACCGGACAGCCATCGCCCGCATTCCTGGGGACGGGCAGGCGGTGCGGGACACCTACGGCGTGACCCGCCCGCTCGCCACCGGCCCGGCCTACCACGAGCGGCTCAACCTGTCCCCGGTCGTCAACGTCAACGGCTGGGGCGGTGGGTACGAGGGGGAGGGCAGCAAGACGGTCCTGCCCGCCCACGGCTTCGTCAAGCTCGACTTCCGGCTGGTGCCCGATCAGGACCCGGCGCGGGTGCTGTCCCTCCTGCGGGCGCACCTGGACGCGCAGGGTCTGACCGACGTGGAGATCGTCGAGCTGGAGGCCCACCAGAAGCCCGCGCGGGCAGATGCCGGGCATCCCTTCGTGCAGGCCTGCATCGCCGCCGCGCGGGAGGCGCACGGGGCCGAGCCGGTCGTGCAGCCCTCCAGCGGGGGCAGCGGGCCGATGCATCCCTTTCAGGAGGCGCTCGGTGTGGTCTGCGTGGCGGCGGGGATCGGGAATGTCGGGGGTCGGGTTCACGCGCCGAACGAGAACATCGTGCGGGAGCACTTCGAGAAGGGGGTGGCGTTCGGGGTGGCGCTGCTGGAGCGGTTGGCTCGGGGAAGTTCGTCCTGAGAAGGCGGAGTTGGTGTTGAGGGGCCGGGCGTCTTGATTCGGCTTACCCCCACCCCCCAGCCCCCTACCCCCCGAGGGGGCAGGGGGAGCGGCGCTGCGCTGGGCAAGGGCACACGGGCGGCGCGGGTGGACGTGTTCTTCCGAACGTAAGGTTTGATCTTGTCGCGTCCCATCGGCGTGCCCACCGTCTCGCTGCGCGAGCAAGGCGGGGTCGTGGGCCAGGAGCGTTGATGCGGCGTGTGCCTGTCCGGCGTCTGGATTGGCGTTTTGAAAAGCGCGAGGGCTCCAGCATCTTTTTGCTCC from Deinococcus aetherius includes:
- a CDS encoding substrate-binding domain-containing protein; this encodes MPPAKPSPGRRVTLRDVAARLGVSLATVSNAYNRPDQLSPELRERVLGAARELGYGGPDPLARSLRRGRTNVIGVVYDAPLEYAFADPAAALFLGAVAHTLQERGLSLLLLASPHGTRPVQTASVDGFVVYCAAGGGELLGAVLGRGLPTVLMDQAPQPGTSRVGIDDAGGAREAARHLTGLGHRHLGVLSLELSPERRGGPVPPEREAHVVYETTATRLWAYREAAGGAGARLFVSEAAQNTPDQGERLARDLLAAHPEVTGLLCMSDVLAQGGLRAAQALGRRVPEDLSLVGFDDLPSSAALNLSTVWQPTTGKGARVGEAILALLDGDGPEDVTLPTRLVVRGTTAGVLEGAGSGER
- a CDS encoding M20/M25/M40 family metallo-hydrolase, translated to MTSPHPAHSDLTAHVERGLSDLRDLVALPSVSAQGRSLPETADFVTRLLEAEGFTVHAYPGEVAPVLVAEGGEGPTTLLIYNHYDVQPEDPVELWESPPFILTERDGRLYGRGASDDKGEIASRLAAVRAVRERHGGTLPLRVRWLIEGEEEVGSPSLERFVAEHAEELRADGCWWEFGGIDPDGRPVLSLGLKGVMCVELRCRVAASDLHSSLGAVIDNPLYRLARAVASLRDDEGRVTIPGFYDDVREASEADRTAIARIPGDGQAVRDTYGVTRPLATGPAYHERLNLSPVVNVNGWGGGYEGEGSKTVLPAHGFVKLDFRLVPDQDPARVLSLLRAHLDAQGLTDVEIVELEAHQKPARADAGHPFVQACIAAAREAHGAEPVVQPSSGGSGPMHPFQEALGVVCVAAGIGNVGGRVHAPNENIVREHFEKGVAFGVALLERLARGSSS
- a CDS encoding MFS transporter produces the protein MTEVPLTPSPPLLARRAEVARHALGVVFLTNGVMFATWAVNIPGVRDHLRLSDAQLGGALLAVGLGSLATMPLTGGWTARYGSHRVTQVSTVVCLLALALPFLAPNLPLLVLGLAVLGAANGAMDVSMNAQGVTVERSLGRAVMSRFHAFFSLGSVLGALLGTLLIGRVPTLGHALGVVAVTTVVGFLASRLLLPDRAAGPVQSSSEVPAPPARRFPRPASAVLLLGALCFLGMLSEGANYDWAALYFRDVLETTGGSAGIGYTAFVAAMTLGRWFGDRARSRLGDERTVRGGALLTALGLGLALLVREPLPAAVGFALSGLGLSNVVPVMYGAAGHALAGRGIAQVATIGYAGFLLGPPVIGFVAEHVGLPAALGIALAGAALVALLGGRAFALVRRQAPG